The Nitrospiraceae bacterium genome includes a window with the following:
- the rfaE2 gene encoding D-glycero-beta-D-manno-heptose 1-phosphate adenylyltransferase: MNEKILTRDQLQPILACRRGQQHRIVFTNGCFDLMHVGHTRYLQAARALGDLLVVGVNSDASVRSLNKAPDRPIVPEAQRAEVLAALACVDYVVLFGEPDPGNLIAALQPDVLVKGGDWALDRIVGRETVEARGGRVQTIPLVPGVSTTLLVQRIRSTTP, translated from the coding sequence ATGAATGAAAAGATCTTAACTCGTGACCAACTGCAGCCGATCCTGGCCTGCCGTCGAGGACAACAGCACCGTATCGTGTTCACAAACGGCTGCTTCGATCTGATGCATGTCGGCCATACACGGTATCTGCAAGCCGCCAGGGCGCTCGGCGACCTGCTCGTGGTCGGGGTCAATTCGGATGCCTCGGTCCGCAGCTTGAACAAAGCGCCAGACCGTCCGATCGTCCCGGAAGCGCAGCGCGCCGAGGTGCTGGCCGCCCTGGCCTGCGTAGACTACGTCGTGCTTTTCGGCGAACCGGACCCCGGCAATCTTATCGCCGCCCTGCAACCGGATGTGCTGGTCAAGGGCGGAGACTGGGCGTTGGACCGCATCGTCGGCCGCGAGACGGTCGAGGCTCGCGGTGGCCGCGTCCAAACGATCCCGCTCGTGCCGGGCGTCTCCACGACACTGCTGGTCCAGCGCATCCGTTCCACAACGCCATAG
- a CDS encoding DNA polymerase IV, with translation MTRWPRQILFGDIDAMFASAAVLADPSLEGKPVAVGGPPPRGTIAAASYAVRRYGVRSAMPTVQAMKLCPQLVLVPPDRPLYARLHRELEAVTDRFFPETEWTSIDEFYTDTTRLQIRHPDPRVLGQALKEEIRAATGLTCTVAVATGKTVAKIAADAHKPDGLAIIEPGAEAAFLAPLPARSLPGIGPKTAESLGNLGLRTIADLIAPQFGPSLQRLFGTRLAAVQALAQGLDSDPVVADREAKSMSHETTFDEDTNDLRLLEPIVHGFLEALAHDLRLEGLAAGSFTVKLKDAQFRITTRQRHFPAPLNYDPEMWPDIRNGLAELVQPRARYRLVGLGLSELVPAPEPLFDRKRRDAVAILDQLMKRHGSGVIRLGGLPQTREGGDLRKKPTKPKHQET, from the coding sequence ATGACCCGTTGGCCGCGCCAGATTCTGTTCGGCGACATCGACGCGATGTTCGCCTCCGCCGCCGTGTTGGCCGACCCCTCCCTGGAAGGCAAGCCGGTCGCAGTCGGCGGCCCTCCGCCCCGCGGCACCATCGCCGCCGCGAGTTATGCCGTTCGCCGCTACGGCGTCCGGAGCGCGATGCCGACCGTCCAGGCCATGAAGCTCTGCCCTCAGCTCGTCTTGGTGCCGCCAGACCGGCCGCTGTATGCGCGGCTCCATCGCGAGCTTGAAGCGGTCACCGACCGATTCTTTCCGGAAACCGAATGGACGAGCATCGATGAGTTTTACACAGACACCACCAGACTCCAGATCCGCCACCCCGACCCGCGGGTGCTTGGGCAAGCGCTCAAGGAGGAAATCCGCGCCGCCACCGGCCTCACCTGTACGGTCGCGGTCGCCACCGGAAAAACTGTGGCCAAGATCGCGGCGGATGCCCATAAGCCCGACGGCCTCGCCATCATTGAGCCCGGTGCCGAAGCTGCTTTCCTGGCCCCGCTCCCGGCGCGATCCTTGCCTGGGATCGGCCCCAAAACCGCCGAGTCTCTCGGCAACCTCGGCCTCCGAACGATCGCCGACCTCATTGCCCCGCAGTTCGGGCCCTCCCTGCAGCGCCTCTTCGGCACCAGGCTGGCGGCGGTACAGGCATTGGCCCAAGGCCTGGATTCGGACCCGGTCGTGGCCGACCGCGAGGCCAAAAGCATGAGCCACGAAACCACCTTCGACGAGGACACGAACGATCTCCGCCTGCTCGAACCGATCGTGCACGGGTTTCTCGAAGCGCTCGCGCACGACCTGCGGCTCGAAGGTCTCGCTGCCGGCTCATTCACCGTGAAGCTCAAGGATGCGCAGTTCCGAATTACAACGCGGCAACGACACTTCCCCGCGCCGCTCAACTACGACCCCGAAATGTGGCCGGACATTCGAAACGGGCTCGCCGAGTTGGTGCAACCACGCGCGCGCTACCGACTTGTCGGACTGGGTTTGTCGGAGCTCGTCCCGGCGCCGGAGCCCCTGTTCGACCGAAAGCGGCGCGATGCGGTCGCAATCTTGGATCAGCTCATGAAGCGCCACGGCTCCGGCGTGATTCGCCTGGGTGGCTTGCCTCAAACCCGCGAAGGCGGCGACCTGCGCAAAAAACCGACCAAGCCCAAACATCAGGAAACCTGA
- a CDS encoding SprT-like domain-containing protein, which translates to MESPIPIPASDRDLQTLWAHYNEQYFSGTLPPIPIIWSARLTSSVGMFVSRAGPRCPPDRVAAVGTERRCIRLSSKLLKQAGREREIALTLAHEMIHQWQYDVLKRRPNHGADFRRMMDRMNEDGLGVTLYHSLGRDVEALARYVWRCEHCGHLYRRQRRTIRPNMHYCGACQGPLSELPFARLERAETERAGPRLITQLDLPFAAP; encoded by the coding sequence ATGGAATCCCCCATTCCCATACCAGCCTCGGACCGTGACCTGCAGACCCTGTGGGCGCACTATAACGAGCAATATTTCTCCGGCACCCTGCCGCCGATTCCTATCATCTGGAGTGCCCGCCTCACCTCGTCGGTCGGGATGTTCGTGAGCCGCGCCGGGCCGCGCTGTCCGCCGGACCGGGTGGCCGCCGTCGGGACCGAGCGGCGGTGCATCCGGCTCTCGTCCAAATTGCTCAAGCAGGCGGGTAGGGAACGGGAGATCGCGCTCACGCTGGCGCATGAAATGATCCACCAGTGGCAGTATGATGTGTTGAAGCGGCGGCCGAATCACGGCGCCGATTTTCGCCGCATGATGGACCGCATGAACGAGGACGGCCTCGGGGTCACGCTCTATCACTCGCTCGGCCGGGATGTGGAGGCCCTCGCGCGCTATGTCTGGCGCTGCGAACATTGCGGCCATCTGTACCGGCGGCAACGCCGAACGATCCGGCCCAACATGCACTACTGCGGCGCCTGCCAAGGGCCGCTCAGCGAGCTGCCGTTCGCCCGTCTCGAGCGGGCCGAGACGGAGCGCGCCGGACCGCGCCTCATTACCCAACTCGATCTCCCGTTTGCCGCACCCTGA
- a CDS encoding D-sedoheptulose 7-phosphate isomerase, with amino-acid sequence MKELAIKAFEESADVKRAFVREHAERIAQVARAIGQAFREGRKVLLFGNGGSATDAAHIAAEFVGRYKRERAPFPAIALATDIAAITCIANDYGYEELFARQVRAHGQKGDVAIAISTSGNSPNVLRAVEVARELGLITVAWTGGSGGRLAGLVDYPFIVPSTVTARIQESHITLGHVLCELIEDRVLGTHA; translated from the coding sequence ATGAAAGAACTGGCGATCAAAGCATTCGAGGAGAGCGCGGACGTCAAACGGGCGTTCGTCCGTGAACATGCCGAGCGGATCGCGCAGGTCGCGCGGGCCATCGGCCAAGCCTTTCGGGAAGGACGCAAAGTCCTCCTGTTCGGCAACGGCGGCAGCGCCACCGACGCGGCCCACATCGCGGCAGAGTTCGTCGGCCGCTATAAACGGGAGCGGGCGCCCTTTCCCGCGATCGCATTAGCCACCGACATCGCCGCCATCACCTGCATCGCCAACGACTACGGCTATGAGGAACTGTTCGCGCGCCAAGTCCGCGCCCACGGCCAGAAAGGCGACGTGGCCATCGCGATCAGCACCAGCGGAAATTCTCCCAACGTACTGCGGGCCGTCGAAGTGGCCAGGGAGTTGGGTCTGATCACCGTCGCCTGGACCGGTGGATCCGGTGGGCGGTTGGCCGGTCTCGTCGACTATCCGTTCATCGTGCCGTCGACCGTCACGGCCCGCATCCAGGAAAGCCACATCACGCTCGGCCACGTGCTTTGCGAACTCATCGAGGACCGCGTCCTTGGCACCCACGCGTAA
- a CDS encoding paraslipin has protein sequence MPGGLTVVIFLAVLVAIIIAKTARIVPQQSAYVVERLGRYSRTLGAGFHILVPFIDSIQYKHSLKETAVDIPEQICITRDNVQVAVDGILYVKVLDPQRASYGISDYRFAISQLAQTALRSEIGKIELDRTFEERTNINSQVVNELDKATEPWGVKVLRYEIKNITPPKDVLNAMEKQMRAEREKRAVILTSEGERDAAINQAEGEKQQVIKASEAKKQQQINEAEGAAAAITAIANATAEGLRKVAESTQVPGGFEAVQFRVAEQYIGKFGELAKTGNTLVLPANLSDVGSMLALAMNVIGKKPETPAKPTAK, from the coding sequence ATGCCCGGCGGACTGACTGTCGTCATCTTCCTTGCCGTCCTCGTCGCCATCATCATCGCCAAGACGGCCCGGATCGTCCCGCAACAAAGCGCCTATGTCGTCGAGCGACTCGGGCGGTACTCGCGCACGCTCGGCGCCGGCTTCCATATTCTGGTGCCTTTCATCGACAGCATCCAATACAAGCACTCCCTCAAGGAAACCGCCGTCGACATTCCCGAGCAAATCTGTATCACCCGCGACAACGTGCAGGTCGCCGTCGACGGCATCCTCTACGTCAAGGTGCTCGATCCGCAGCGGGCGTCGTACGGGATCAGCGATTACCGCTTCGCCATCTCGCAACTCGCCCAGACCGCGTTGCGCAGCGAAATCGGCAAGATCGAACTGGACCGGACGTTCGAGGAACGGACCAACATCAACAGCCAGGTCGTGAACGAACTGGACAAGGCGACCGAGCCCTGGGGCGTCAAGGTCCTACGCTACGAGATCAAGAACATCACGCCGCCGAAGGACGTGCTCAACGCGATGGAGAAGCAGATGCGCGCGGAGCGGGAAAAGCGCGCGGTGATCCTCACGTCGGAAGGCGAGCGCGACGCGGCGATCAACCAAGCCGAAGGTGAAAAGCAGCAGGTCATCAAGGCTTCAGAGGCCAAGAAGCAACAACAGATCAACGAAGCCGAAGGCGCGGCCGCCGCCATCACCGCCATCGCCAATGCAACCGCCGAAGGGTTGCGCAAGGTCGCCGAATCCACCCAGGTGCCGGGCGGTTTCGAGGCGGTGCAGTTTCGGGTCGCGGAACAATACATCGGCAAGTTCGGGGAACTCGCCAAAACCGGCAACACCCTCGTCCTGCCGGCCAATCTGTCGGATGTCGGCTCGATGCTCGCGCTCGCCATGAACGTGATCGGCAAGAAACCGGAGACGCCGGCGAAGCCCACGGCCAAGTAG
- a CDS encoding NfeD family protein — MTWWLWLLLGLLLLGAEIITPGGFYMLFFGLAALLVGALAGFDVIAAEWMQWLLFSVLSIVSLIVFRGPLRRWMNQDEAGAAPVDTMVGELALVLEDLASGALGKVEFRGSTWNARNVSAVPLQKGQRSRVDHVDGLTLSIRPE, encoded by the coding sequence ATGACCTGGTGGCTCTGGCTCTTATTGGGGCTTCTTCTGCTGGGAGCGGAAATCATCACGCCCGGCGGCTTCTACATGCTGTTCTTCGGACTGGCGGCCCTGCTCGTCGGAGCCCTCGCGGGTTTCGACGTCATCGCCGCCGAGTGGATGCAATGGCTGTTGTTCTCCGTCCTCTCCATCGTTTCCCTTATCGTCTTTCGTGGTCCGTTGCGGCGCTGGATGAACCAGGATGAAGCGGGTGCCGCGCCCGTCGACACGATGGTGGGCGAACTCGCGTTGGTGCTGGAAGACTTGGCCTCCGGCGCGTTGGGCAAGGTCGAGTTCCGCGGCAGTACCTGGAACGCCCGCAACGTGAGCGCAGTCCCCTTGCAGAAGGGGCAACGCAGCCGCGTCGACCACGTCGACGGCCTGACGCTCTCGATCAGACCGGAATAA
- a CDS encoding TIGR02710 family CRISPR-associated protein has product MATDSPVKALLIALTDAPPPAVHVINRLQPELLCFFVPESAKAGIEESVQPQVRQMPKRWDWIVTPDASDPIACHRALGQSIQDLFRTWDVRPGEVVVDLTGATPAMAAALGAATLPWTSRTIMLVEGQDPDGETLQIDGQDLRWIQGNPWDEAAAVGRREAAESFNHGSFRAAATAFHGLEARVSGGQKPLYRALGDLAMGYALWEQFQYRQAWDKLKTATKALEMATIWGGPPGLKSLLPAIKANSGFLEKLVLDPAEVKEGVALDLLAHAHRRALVDHDGERAMGALVRGLEACAQRQLYRQYKIKTWDVQSEQLPEALRETCRTCYLDDVDGKYKLPLQSQFRALAGLGDQMGQAFLRDWPKMKPLLDAANHAVLGHGFEPVKLERFQQLHDIVIKLVGVNTSSLPAFPVLSL; this is encoded by the coding sequence ATGGCGACCGATTCACCGGTCAAAGCTTTGCTGATCGCCTTGACGGACGCGCCACCGCCCGCCGTCCATGTGATCAACCGCTTGCAGCCCGAGCTGCTCTGCTTCTTCGTGCCGGAATCGGCGAAGGCGGGGATCGAAGAGTCGGTCCAGCCGCAGGTGCGGCAGATGCCCAAGCGGTGGGACTGGATCGTGACGCCGGACGCATCCGACCCGATCGCTTGTCACAGGGCACTGGGCCAGTCGATCCAAGACTTGTTCCGGACTTGGGACGTGCGGCCCGGCGAGGTGGTGGTGGACCTGACGGGAGCGACTCCGGCCATGGCTGCCGCACTTGGGGCTGCGACGCTGCCTTGGACGTCTCGCACGATCATGCTGGTCGAGGGACAAGACCCGGATGGCGAGACCCTTCAGATCGACGGGCAGGATCTGCGCTGGATTCAAGGCAATCCTTGGGATGAGGCGGCTGCGGTGGGGCGGCGCGAGGCGGCCGAATCTTTCAACCACGGATCGTTCAGGGCGGCCGCCACGGCCTTTCATGGGCTGGAAGCTCGTGTGAGCGGGGGGCAGAAACCGCTTTATCGTGCGCTCGGCGATCTCGCCATGGGCTACGCACTCTGGGAACAATTTCAGTACCGCCAGGCTTGGGACAAGCTTAAGACGGCGACGAAAGCGCTGGAGATGGCGACGATCTGGGGCGGCCCGCCCGGACTCAAGAGCCTGTTGCCTGCGATCAAGGCCAACAGTGGGTTTTTGGAAAAGCTCGTGCTCGATCCCGCTGAGGTGAAAGAAGGTGTGGCCTTGGACCTGCTGGCCCACGCGCACCGACGGGCGCTGGTCGACCATGACGGTGAACGGGCGATGGGGGCGTTGGTCCGCGGATTGGAAGCCTGCGCCCAACGCCAGCTCTACCGGCAATACAAAATTAAGACCTGGGATGTGCAGTCGGAGCAACTGCCGGAAGCGCTGCGTGAAACCTGCAGGACCTGCTACCTCGATGACGTGGACGGCAAATACAAACTGCCGCTCCAGAGTCAATTTCGTGCGCTCGCGGGGTTGGGCGACCAGATGGGGCAGGCGTTCCTCCGCGACTGGCCCAAGATGAAACCGCTGCTCGATGCCGCCAATCATGCCGTGCTCGGCCACGGCTTCGAACCGGTGAAGCTCGAACGCTTCCAGCAACTCCACGACATCGTCATCAAACTCGTCGGCGTCAACACGAGCTCGCTTCCGGCGTTTCCTGTGCTGAGCCTCTAG
- a CDS encoding four helix bundle protein, producing MMKIKNFRDLAVWQLGKEIVLQAYRVTKGFPREELYGLVSQMRRAAVSIPSNVAEGLNRKHNPEFRQALYVILGSCAELETYVELAYELGFMTVRDRAQMIEGLDHESRMLRNLLKHL from the coding sequence ATGATGAAGATCAAAAACTTTCGTGATTTGGCTGTCTGGCAGTTGGGGAAAGAGATTGTCCTGCAGGCGTATCGGGTCACCAAAGGGTTTCCGAGGGAAGAGCTGTATGGGCTGGTATCGCAAATGCGCCGTGCCGCCGTGTCGATTCCCTCCAACGTGGCTGAAGGCCTTAACCGGAAGCACAATCCAGAATTTCGACAGGCCCTCTATGTGATACTGGGGTCTTGTGCTGAACTCGAAACTTATGTCGAACTCGCGTACGAGCTGGGTTTCATGACCGTCCGGGACCGAGCGCAGATGATAGAGGGCCTCGACCATGAATCGCGGATGCTCCGCAATCTCCTCAAGCACTTGTAA
- a CDS encoding YbgC/FadM family acyl-CoA thioesterase codes for MEVRIYYEDTDCGGVVYYANYLKYFERARTHYLEERGLSVAGLRDAGTQFVVVHAEVDYRSPGRYGETLIVETTMPDLSQASFTFAHVLREKESRRVVVEGSAKLVAVDDQLKIKRLDKTTLAALQGPPHRRS; via the coding sequence ATGGAAGTTCGGATTTATTACGAGGACACCGACTGCGGCGGGGTGGTGTATTACGCCAACTATCTGAAGTATTTCGAGCGGGCGCGGACGCACTATCTGGAAGAACGCGGCCTATCGGTGGCGGGGTTGCGCGATGCCGGTACGCAGTTCGTGGTCGTCCATGCCGAAGTGGACTACCGGTCGCCCGGCCGCTACGGCGAGACCCTGATCGTCGAGACGACGATGCCGGACCTCTCCCAAGCCTCCTTTACGTTTGCGCACGTGCTGCGGGAAAAGGAAAGCCGGCGTGTGGTGGTCGAGGGTTCGGCCAAGCTGGTGGCGGTGGACGACCAGCTCAAAATCAAACGCCTCGACAAGACCACCCTGGCTGCGTTACAAGGACCTCCACACCGGAGGAGCTGA
- a CDS encoding DEAD/DEAH box helicase family protein, with protein sequence MTLPPWNAKLRDWQTRAVGAAVTHQTQDFLATATPAAGKTRFALRIAHQYLADRAASRVLVICPTNHLRTQWSSAAGLVGIQLDPALTNDQAMEARDYHGAVVTYQQVCLAPDVFRRACRSKPTLLIFDELHHAGDGKDWGNALRDAFAEARFRLALSGTPFRSDNNPIPYVRYERGESQADFTYSYAQAIREGVCRPILFPSYEGELTWLSGGREHRATFEDGLRADRQRERLKTALLQETWLGPVIADAHGELTRLRKQEQPDAGGLIVAMNQDHARQVADLVKRVTGTTAEVAVSDDPSASQTIETFSQHRKQQWLVAVNMVSEGVDIPRLRVGVYATNVLTEMYFRQVVGRFVRMQEGLPKPQRAWLYLPKDATLVHYAKQIKAERDHVLEDVMPAVQRTLFGTVATSLNEYVPLHAVARMDALIGGESDEAESHTEPVRAVALHERKIHLRDIHRDLVASIARKTGMDHRLINAELIKRTGCRVDQATVPQLERRIAILERWRDQGYDGPRR encoded by the coding sequence GTGACCCTTCCTCCTTGGAATGCCAAGTTGCGCGACTGGCAGACCCGCGCGGTTGGGGCGGCGGTGACCCACCAGACCCAGGATTTTCTGGCGACCGCCACGCCGGCCGCCGGGAAGACGCGGTTTGCGCTGCGGATCGCCCATCAATATTTGGCAGACCGTGCGGCAAGCCGAGTGCTGGTCATCTGCCCCACAAACCACCTGCGGACCCAGTGGTCGAGCGCGGCCGGGTTGGTCGGCATCCAACTCGATCCGGCGCTGACCAACGACCAGGCCATGGAAGCCCGTGACTACCACGGTGCGGTAGTGACGTACCAGCAAGTCTGTCTCGCCCCGGACGTTTTCCGTCGCGCCTGCCGAAGCAAGCCGACCCTGTTGATTTTCGACGAGCTGCACCATGCGGGAGACGGCAAGGATTGGGGCAACGCGCTGCGCGACGCCTTTGCCGAGGCCCGGTTCCGCTTGGCCCTTTCCGGTACGCCGTTTCGATCGGACAACAATCCCATTCCCTATGTGCGGTACGAACGGGGCGAAAGCCAGGCCGACTTCACCTACAGCTATGCCCAGGCTATCCGCGAGGGGGTCTGCCGTCCGATTCTGTTCCCGAGTTATGAAGGGGAACTGACGTGGTTGTCGGGCGGCCGCGAGCATCGCGCCACGTTTGAGGATGGGCTCAGGGCCGATCGGCAACGAGAACGGCTCAAGACCGCGTTGCTGCAGGAAACCTGGCTGGGGCCGGTCATCGCCGACGCGCACGGCGAGCTGACACGGCTGCGCAAGCAGGAGCAGCCGGATGCGGGCGGCTTGATCGTCGCCATGAACCAAGACCACGCGCGCCAGGTGGCGGACCTCGTCAAGCGGGTCACCGGCACGACGGCGGAAGTGGCGGTCTCGGACGATCCGTCCGCATCGCAGACCATCGAGACGTTCTCGCAACACAGGAAGCAACAGTGGTTGGTCGCGGTGAATATGGTCAGTGAAGGCGTCGATATTCCTCGGCTACGGGTCGGCGTCTACGCCACGAACGTCCTCACGGAAATGTATTTTCGGCAGGTGGTCGGGCGGTTCGTTCGGATGCAGGAAGGACTGCCCAAGCCGCAGCGCGCCTGGCTGTATCTGCCGAAGGATGCGACCCTCGTCCATTACGCCAAGCAGATCAAGGCCGAACGAGACCATGTGCTGGAAGACGTCATGCCGGCGGTGCAGCGAACGCTGTTCGGGACCGTCGCGACCTCGCTGAACGAGTATGTGCCGCTGCATGCGGTGGCGCGCATGGATGCCCTGATCGGTGGAGAGAGCGACGAGGCGGAGAGTCACACGGAACCGGTTCGGGCGGTCGCGCTGCACGAGCGGAAAATCCATCTCCGCGATATCCACCGCGATCTCGTCGCCTCTATTGCCCGCAAGACCGGGATGGACCACCGGTTGATCAACGCGGAACTCATCAAGCGGACCGGCTGCCGGGTCGATCAAGCCACGGTGCCGCAATTGGAACGGCGGATTGCGATCCTCGAACGTTGGCGCGACCAAGGGTACGACGGTCCGAGACGGTAG
- a CDS encoding alpha amylase C-terminal domain-containing protein produces MSASLAHIGPDTPMGANLIADGATFRCWAPNARTVHVIGEFNHRTRNDASLLTRDAFGHWRGFIPGVKDRQRYMFYVVGEGSEGPKRDPYARELQTPFPGDCVVRRPDFPWHESGFVTPPFHELVIYQLHVGTFFTPNLPRKGGTFLDVARKLPYLSGLGVTALQLLPIQEFQTSFSLGYNGTDYFSPEMDFAVADTDLPAYLNEVNRLLDAKGARRYRREDLRGEMNQLKALVDLAHLHGLAMLLDVVYNHAGGEFGDQSLYFFDRQSQAGGNNNSLYFTDKGHAGGLVFDYAKPEVRDFLIQNAKFFLDEYRVDGFRYDQVSVIDHDGAPNGWRFCQDLTSTLRAHRPSALHHAEYWDVNPYIVKPVPEGAGFDTTLTDGLRSAIRNVIASASAPDDRPLDMTGLAGSLWPSGFSEQWRFVQGPENHDIVYRDREPRIARLADPSDPRSWYGRSRARVATCLSLTAPGLPMLFMGQEFLEDKPWADDFVSHPELLLYWAGLDQGDKQMLDHVRCISELLSWRRRCPGLRGQGFRVVHAHDENRVLAFHRWVPGAGHDVLVVVHLAPFHRFGYRIGFPGEGTWRELFNSDVYENWVNPGVVGNGGSVLADQQPLHGFSASAAVTLPANSLLVFTR; encoded by the coding sequence ATGTCTGCTTCCCTCGCCCATATCGGTCCGGACACTCCGATGGGAGCCAATCTCATCGCCGACGGCGCGACGTTTCGCTGTTGGGCTCCCAATGCCCGGACCGTCCATGTCATCGGCGAGTTCAACCACCGGACGAGAAACGACGCCAGCCTCCTCACGCGCGATGCGTTCGGCCATTGGCGAGGTTTCATTCCCGGCGTGAAGGATCGCCAACGCTACATGTTCTACGTCGTAGGCGAAGGCAGCGAGGGCCCCAAGCGCGATCCCTATGCTCGGGAGCTCCAGACGCCGTTTCCCGGCGACTGTGTCGTGCGAAGGCCGGATTTCCCCTGGCACGAGAGCGGATTCGTCACGCCGCCTTTCCACGAGCTCGTCATCTACCAGCTCCACGTCGGCACCTTCTTTACACCGAACCTCCCGCGCAAAGGCGGCACGTTTCTGGATGTCGCGCGCAAGCTGCCGTATCTCTCAGGGCTCGGCGTGACGGCGCTGCAACTCCTTCCCATACAGGAATTCCAGACCAGCTTCAGCCTCGGCTACAACGGTACCGACTACTTTTCGCCCGAGATGGATTTCGCCGTCGCGGATACGGACCTGCCGGCCTACCTGAACGAGGTCAACCGGCTGCTCGACGCGAAGGGGGCGCGGCGATACCGCCGCGAAGACTTGCGCGGGGAAATGAATCAGCTCAAAGCGCTGGTGGACTTGGCGCATCTCCACGGTCTGGCGATGCTTCTGGATGTCGTCTACAACCACGCCGGAGGCGAGTTCGGCGACCAGAGCCTATACTTCTTCGATCGGCAATCGCAGGCAGGCGGCAACAACAACTCGCTCTACTTCACCGACAAGGGCCACGCAGGCGGGCTCGTCTTCGACTACGCCAAACCCGAGGTGCGGGACTTCCTGATTCAGAACGCCAAATTCTTCTTGGACGAGTATCGCGTGGATGGATTTCGCTACGATCAAGTCAGCGTGATCGATCACGACGGAGCGCCGAACGGCTGGCGGTTTTGCCAGGACCTTACGTCCACCCTGCGCGCGCATCGGCCCTCGGCCTTGCACCATGCCGAATACTGGGACGTGAATCCCTACATCGTGAAGCCGGTGCCGGAGGGGGCCGGCTTCGACACGACCCTCACCGATGGATTGCGCAGCGCGATCCGCAACGTGATTGCGAGCGCGAGCGCTCCGGACGACCGGCCGCTCGACATGACCGGACTCGCCGGCAGCCTCTGGCCGTCAGGATTTTCTGAGCAATGGCGCTTCGTGCAGGGACCGGAAAATCACGACATCGTCTACCGTGACCGGGAGCCGCGCATCGCCCGCCTCGCCGATCCGTCCGACCCACGGTCTTGGTACGGACGGAGCCGAGCCCGCGTCGCGACCTGCTTGAGCCTGACGGCGCCGGGACTGCCGATGCTGTTCATGGGCCAAGAGTTTCTGGAAGACAAACCGTGGGCGGACGACTTCGTCTCTCACCCGGAACTGCTGCTCTATTGGGCTGGACTGGATCAGGGCGACAAGCAGATGCTCGACCATGTCCGTTGCATCAGCGAGTTGCTCTCCTGGCGCCGTCGCTGCCCCGGCTTACGCGGACAGGGGTTTCGCGTGGTCCACGCGCATGACGAGAATCGAGTGCTGGCCTTTCACCGATGGGTGCCTGGTGCAGGGCACGACGTGCTGGTGGTGGTCCATCTCGCGCCGTTCCACCGATTCGGCTATCGCATCGGATTCCCCGGAGAGGGTACCTGGCGGGAACTGTTCAACAGCGACGTCTACGAGAACTGGGTGAATCCCGGCGTGGTCGGCAACGGCGGTTCGGTGCTGGCGGACCAGCAACCGTTGCACGGCTTCAGTGCCTCGGCAGCCGTAACTCTCCCGGCCAACAGCCTGCTTGTCTTCACACGATAA
- a CDS encoding GNAT family N-acetyltransferase has translation MSQAAITEAASAEDYAAGRMLIEEYAAALAVDLCFQDFSQEMADLPGVYGPPRGCLLLARINGEWVGCVAVRKQDTESCEMKRLYVKTQYRGLGLGRRLAELAIRCAQKLGYSRILLDTLPCMAEAQSLYHSLGFREVDAYYPNPVEGVRYLALTLSHDA, from the coding sequence ATGAGTCAGGCTGCAATCACGGAAGCTGCCAGCGCAGAGGACTATGCGGCAGGGAGAATGCTGATCGAAGAATACGCGGCAGCCTTGGCTGTCGATCTCTGCTTTCAGGACTTCTCCCAGGAAATGGCGGACCTGCCAGGAGTCTATGGGCCCCCTCGGGGCTGCTTGCTGCTCGCCAGAATCAACGGAGAGTGGGTTGGTTGTGTCGCCGTCCGCAAACAGGACACCGAGAGTTGCGAAATGAAGCGGCTCTATGTGAAGACCCAATATCGTGGGCTAGGCCTGGGAAGGAGGCTGGCCGAATTGGCCATCCGCTGCGCTCAGAAACTGGGCTATTCCCGAATATTGCTGGACACCTTGCCATGCATGGCAGAGGCACAATCACTTTACCACTCTCTTGGGTTCCGAGAAGTCGACGCGTATTATCCCAATCCTGTGGAGGGCGTTCGTTACCTTGCGCTCACACTGAGCCACGACGCATGA